CAATACGATTAAACAGCGCCTGCGGGAAAATCTGGGAAACGGCGGCGGCCTGCTCATCGGTAATATTTCCCTCCAGAGAACTCATCCAGGTGCGTTTGCGCCGTTTGATATATACGCCGCCTGCGATGGATTTGGAGGAATAAGGGGAAGTGGAAAAGCAGACCAAGGGATAATCGTCGCCGAGAATTTCCCAGATATAGGGCGCGGCAATGGTTCGCGGCGGAGAGAGGATCAGCGGAATGCGCCGTTCCAAAATCCCTGCTGCCTTCAATAGCGTTGCTGTTTCTTCTAAATGCTGCGCCGGGTGCGCCACCACAATCAGCTGGGCATGGGCAACGAGTTTGTCTATAGAATGGCCGATCTCGCTCGCTCCAAAAGGAATGAGCCGCGACAGTTCACCGATGGTATTGGGCGGACGTTCCAAATAGATGCCTTGGGCGTCTTGCATGTCGGATACGGCATTTCGGCCATGCTTCGTATCGCGGGCATAGCCGTAAACAGTCAGCCCTTTCGACAAGAAGTCCGCCAAAAAAGCGCCGCCCGATTGGGTGCTCACCCCGTAGATTCCTATAGGAAGGGTCGTCATGGTCATCGTATTGCCGTGCTTTGCGTCAAATGGGCAAGCAGCAGCCGCATGATGCCCCTCAGGGCAGGATCGCTTTGCTCCAGAATGGTTTCTATTTCGTAGATACCGGGCTGCGGGTCATCGACGGTGTAGTTAGTAAGGCAATAGCTGCCTGTATGCATTTCAAACCATTCATTCATGAGTTGCACCGCCTCTTCCATCGATCGTGACCCGTCAAAGAGTTTCGACAAAAAGAGCTTTAGATTGAGGCGGTAGTGGGCGCTTGCATAGAGGGCTTCACTCGGCAGGATGATCTCCGTTCCGCTGTCCAATGAACCCATTAAATCACGATACAGGAGTTCCACATAGTTGAAGCCCAAGGAGGCTTGGAAATAGATGGACAGCCATGGACGCATATTAACTTCTATCACTTTCCAAGCGCCGGACTTTCGATCCTTCATGAATTCGATGCCGAGAAAACCACGCCAGCGCAGCGCTTTCGCCACGCGCCGGGTAATAGGCAACAACTCCGGTTTATAACAAAAACAGCTCGCATAGCCTGTACCGTAGGGCTTGGGAAATTCTTCAAGTTTATGCTGTCCCGAGAAGCAGCGCACCTCATGATCTTTGTCCGAGTAGACGTAACAGGATATTTCTTCGTCGAGACGGGTGAATTCAATTTTTTCTTGAACGACAAGATCATAGCCTGCCGCCAATTCTTGATTGAGGTGAATGCGCAGCTCCGTTTTGTTTGCACATTCGATAGCCTTGTTTTGTCCGTGGCTGCTCTGAAAGGAATTGGTGATATCTTTAAGGGCAGGTTTATAGACACAAGGGAAAGTAATTTCTTCCAAGATGGTGTCAATGTGACTGACGTCGGTGCAGGAAAGGCTTTTCGGTGTGTCAATGTCGTTGGCGACCCACAATTCCGCCTGATTAAATTTGTGCATCTTATCCAGACAAGAGCTTTCGAAGGCGGCACCGCCCATCTGTAAGAAATAGGGCGCCAAGGTGTCGAAGTGTTGTTGGATAAAGACCTGCGACGTGTCGCTGGTCGGGATGAGCATTAATTTTTGACCATATCGCTGCTGTGCAAGATCACCCAACTCTTGGAGTGCTGCAATGGCGCCTTCGCCGTCTTCTGCCGGATTAGGGATGGTAACGGGGTCTTTAAAATAAGTGGAATGTTCGGAAATCCATGGTCCGGCATTTTTCCAAGTAAAGATGACCGGTATGACCGGTATCCCTGCAATACCACAGCAGCGCAGCATATCGAGAAAACAATGGTCGCTGGAGCGGATTACAACAATCGGTATTTTTTTATCTAGATTATCCATAAGGATTGATTTCGCCCATTATCACTGCGCTGGTAGAAAGATAGGTCTGAAGCTATCATCTGTCCTTTTCGGGAAGTGGTTTATAGCCTATATAAATTGGGAGGTCCATGGTGTTATGCCCTACGGAGTCTGGAATTATTTTCGGCAATGCCTTGTGACGCCTCCCGCAACACATCAAAGAATACTGAAGATCGGACACTTTTATCAAGTGTACCGAATTTATGGGCAGTCCTCTGAATGAGAAGCTCGCGCTTTCCCATCATCCTTGCAATCGTTCCAGCCGTTCCTTTTCAGTAAGAGGCGTCTTGCTGTCAGGGGCATAGACATCAAAAAAACCGTAGGCAGCCGGCTGGGTGACAAAAGGCGGATAGGGATAGTTGGGATGGACGAGTCCGGGGGCGGACATATATTGTTTTTCCACGGCGCGTTTCAGCACGGTGGGATTTGCCAAGGCACTAAGATCCATGGTATCCGCTGCCGCATTGGGATCCAAGGCGGCAATCTGTTTCAGGAGATAGCGCGCTTCGCGAAGCAGGTCTTCCCGTCGGTCGACGACGACTTCATCCTCTTTATAGGGCAGCAGCACCTCTTTGTTTTGTGCGAAGACCCGTGCAGCGCGGCGCACAATTTGAGAACTCTCGATAATATCATCAGCAGTAGCGGCGTGGGAAGCTTCACAATAGCTGACAAGATGAATCATGTGTGGCGCTAGGATCATTTGGAGCAAGGTTGCACGAGCGAGTTGTAAGCGGGAGGTCTCCGGATCAGGCACGAAATACTCAATGCCCGTACGGGTTTCGCGCCAGACCTGTGCAGTTCCTTTGAAAGCGTCAATGAGTTGGAGTGCGGCCGTCATTTTCGCGAGATCGGCAAAGTCGCCCGTTTCTACAGGCTTGTTCAATTGGAACTGGAAGATCATGTCCGCCACGCTGCAGCGATTCATGACCGCCGTTATCAGGGCGTAATCGGTGACGATAATGGTGTCATGCGCCCAACGGGATGACCAATGGTTGGGATCGTTCATTTCGACGGGGATCCCTTTTTGCGCCAGAACCTGCACCGCCGCTATATGTTCATGGAGCGATTCTTCGAGGGACATATCGCCCCGTCCATCCAGTTCATTGAACCAAAATAGAGGAATCGCTTGGTGTGCGCCGATGAGCATGCCCGTTTGGAGGCAGGTTTCGATAAATTCGGTAATGCCTGCCACATGGGCATAGGGTTTGATGGAGGGGTAGTTGCCGCGCCGTGTTGCTTCAAAGAGCTGCCTGAGATCATCGGCATCTTTATAGGGCACGCCGCCGTCATTTTTCTTGTTCTGAAAGGCCTCGGGATTCCCAAAATACCGTTGGGAGAGATCCGATGAGCCCAGCGAGATTTCGTCAATGACTCGTGCCTCGGCAAGGGTTTTGATGCCTTCCACGGTGGCATCGATAGTGTTCGACGGCACACCGTAATGGGTGCGCAGGAGCGGTAAGGTCGATTCGCTCATGCGCGTTGGTAAATGACGTTGCGCCGCAGAGCCGGGAATCGGCAAAGGACTTTCATCGCGATACAATTCCCCTTCCAGCACATAGTGCGCCATTTGATCCAGTTCCGGTATCCCTTTGGGGAACAACTCACTGCGCAATGTTTCCAAGATGGAGGCGCGCAGATCATCATGGATATCGAAGTAATCTAGAACCCCTTCCATGCGTTCAAAAGGGGAGAGGGTTTGTGAGAAGAGGGATAGAGACACCGGGAAACTGGCGGCGCTGCTTCGCACGCGTGCTATGGTTTCGGGCAGTGCTGCAAATCCGAACTTGCGCGGCAGGGAAGCCGATTGAAAAAGCATGCCTTGGGTCTTCAGGATATGCAGGGTGGAGGCGAGGGCGTCAACGCCCTTTTCGGGGGACATGCGATAACTCAAACCAATATGGGAGGGATTGACCTCTTTGATGGCATGGAGCAAGGGTTCAAGGTTGGGCGATGGGGGAAGGATCAGGCATTGGATGCCGGCACGCTTGGCGATGCGCTGCACCTTAAACAACCCTTCCGTATGGGGATCATTCGCTAAGCTTGCCCCAACAAAGACTTTTGGCATGTTCCAATACCTCAGCGCCGTTTAACATCGTTTCGTGTACAGCGTGGGAGGAATTATCGTTGCCGCGCTATGATCGTTGAACGGCTTTTGAAAATAAAAGCTTCCATAGTGTTTCTATTCATGAACCCTACTCATGCTACGATAGGGCTTTATACAAATGCAAATTTACGCGGGCCGATGCAAGGTTGAAATGCAAGCCGTCCCCAAAAAGAGGGGGGCTTTGTTCAACAGTCCCTCAATTTTATATGATGAAGCTGAATTCAGCGATTCATGATATAGGCAGGGCGGCGAATATAGGAAAGGAATTCAATGAAAAAGATTCTTGTAACGGGAGGAGCCGGCTTCATAGGCTCCGCGTTTGTACGCTATCAGCTGCGGCAATACCCGGACATTCAGGTGGTGGTCTTGGATAAGCTCTGTTATTCGGGAAACTTAGATAATCTCAAAGAGGCGGATTCGCAGCGCTATGAATTTATTCAGGGCGATGTGGCCGATCTGCAAGCGGTGGAGGCCGCCCTCGCCGGCTGTGATGGTGTGGTTCATTTTGCGGCGGAAAGCCACGTGGACCGCAGCTTGCAAGGCGCCTCCGATTTCATTCACACCAATGTGGCGGGGGTTAATACGCTCCTAGCCGCTTGTCAGAAATTAGAGACGGCGCGGATCTTGCTCGTCTCTACCGATGAGGTTTACGGCAGCGTTGAAGAAGGGTCTTCAGTAGAGTCTATGCCGCTCCATCCGCGCAATCCCTATTCTGCAAGTAAAGCAGCGGGCGAACTCTTCGGCCGCGCCTATTATGAGTCCTACGGATTGCCCATTGTCATCACACGAGGCTCCAATACCTACGGGCCTTACCAATATCCGGAAAAGGTGCTGCCCTTGTTCATCACCAACGCCATTGACGGCGAGCCCTTGCCTTTATACGGCGACGGCATGAACGTGCGGGACTGGCTCTTTGTGGATGATCATTGTTCGGGCATCGATTGCGCTTTTCGACAGGGCGCGCCGGGAGAAGCGTATAACGTTGCGGGCAGCAACGAAAAACCAAATATCGAGCTCACCTATAAAGTGCTGGAGCTCTTGGACGCGCCTGAATCCTTGATCAAGCCCGTACAGGATCGGGCAGGTCATGATCGCCGCTATTCCATTGATGATATGAAACTGCGCGGCTTGGGCTGGTCGCCTCAAATGGAGTGGCAAGCGGGCATGGCGTATACGGTAAAATGGTATCAGGAGAATGAATGGTGGTGGCGCAAGATTAAAAGCGGCGAATTTAAAGAATATTATGAGCGCATGTATCGGCCTCTTCTGGAAGGAGGCGGCACATCTGGCTCGGGAGAAGAGGCATGAAAGGTATCGTCCTTGCGGGAGGCGCCGGTTCCAGGCTTCATCCCTTAACGGTGTCGGTCAGCAAACAATTGCTGCCCGTTTACGACAAACCCATGATTTACTATCCGCTGAGCATGCTGATGATGGCACAGATCCGCGAGGTGCTGCTTATCTCCACACCTCACGATTTACCCGCCTTTAAACGGCTTTTGGGTGATGGCGCTCAATTTGGTATGAGCCTTTCTTATGCGGAACAGCCTGAGCCCGAAGGCTTGGCGCAGGCTTTTCTGATCGGTGCTGACTTTTGCGCAGGCGAGCCTGTCGCGCTCGTATTAGGCGATAATATTTTCTACGGCAATAGCATGAGCGGGCTCCTCCGCGATGCGGCACAACTGACTGAGGGCGCGCTGATCTTCGCCTATTACGTAAAAGATCCCGAACGTTACGGCGTCATTGAATTCGACGAGAATCACAAGGCAGTGAGTCTGGAAGAGAAGCCGAAACAGCCCAAAAGTAATTTCGCGGTGCCGGGTCTGTATTTTTACGGACCTGACGTGGTGGACTTGGCGCGCCGTTTGAAGCCCAGCGCCCGGGGCGAGTTGGAGATCACCGACTTGAACCGCCTTTACATGGAGCAGGGCAGGCTAAGCGTGAAAACCTTGGGCCGCGGTGTGGCATGGTTGGATACGGGCACGAACCGAACGCTCATGGACGCGGGCATGTTCATCCAAGCCATTGAAGAGCGGCAAGGATTGAAAATTGCGTGCCTGGAGGAGTTGGCGTGGCGCAACGGATGGATCGGCAAGGAGCACATCAAAGAGGCAGTGGCACGGATGGGACGGAGCGCCTACGCCGCCTATTTACAATGGCTCATTGATAACGAAAAACAGTCCTTCTAAAAAAGGCTTAGTCCGCGGTGAGCCCTGAGCCCAAGAGGGTGACGGTAAAGCCCGCCTCACGCCAATTATCATGGTTGAGGGCGTTGCGCGTATCGTAGAGGATTCGTTGGCGCATGCCTTGGGCTGCTTGCTTCGGATCAAGGGCTTTGAACTCCTTGTGATCAGTGAGCAACACAACTACATCCGCCCCTTCCAGACAGGCAGCGAGCGTTGTCTGCGCGCAAGGCGCCTGCTTTACATGGGGATCATAGCACTGCACAAAGAGCCCTTCTTCTTCCAAAGCTGCGGCAATCTTCAGCGACGGACTTTCCCGAATATCATCGACATCTGCTTTGTAGGCGAGTCCGAGCAATGCGGCCTTGGCATCCTTTTGTCCTTTGACCAGTCTTTTGACCGTATCAACAACATGACCCGGCATGGCATCGTTGCGGCTGCGCGCCGTTTGGATAAGTGCAGTTTCTTGAGGCGCCGCTTCCACGAGAAACCAAGGATCAACGGCGATACAATGACCGCCTACGCCCGGCCCTGCTTGGTGTACATGTACGCGGGGATGCAGGTTGGCGAGCCGTGCCACTTCCCAGAAATCTATGCCCAAGTTTTCGCATAGACAGGCGGCTTCATTGGCGAGGGCAATGTTGACGTCACGAAAAGTGTTTTCCATGAGCTTGATCATCTCGGCGGCCGTGGCGGAGGTTTGTTTGATCGCGCCCTTCACGAAAATACGATAGACCTCCTGCGCCATGGCGGTGCTTTTCGGATCCATACCGCCGACGATGCGGTCATTTTCGACCAGCTCACGGATGATCTTCCCGGGCAGGACCCGTTCGGGGCAGTAGGCGAGGAAAATATCTTCACCAATGGTAAAGCCCGCTTCCGTAAACAAGGGAGCTAAGAGATCGCGGCAGGTCCCGGGGGGCGAAGTGGATTCCAAGACCACGAGGTTGCCGGGGCGCAGATGGGGCAATAGGGAGCGTACGGCAGCGACAACGAGGGACATATCCGCCTTATGGGCGTCGGTGAGCGGCGTGGGCACAGCGATGATAAAGACATTGGCTTCTTCCGGGCTCATGGCGGCGCGAAGCTTGCCCGATTCCACGGCGGCGCGCACCATGTCGGGTAAACCGGGTTCTTCAATGTGGATCTTACCGGCGTTGATGGTGTCCACCACCTCCCGGCGTACATCCACACCGAGAACGGAAACGCCTGCAGATGCGATCATAGCGGCTGTGGGCAATCCAATGTATCCCAGACCCAATACACACACAGTATTCATGAAACTTTGTCCTTCCGGTCGACGCGATAATTTTGACGGAAACAGGGCAAGGCGGCGGCGCATATACGTGGTGATCTGCAGCGCTCTCCACAGGGCTATCATTGGAGCGCAGTCCACAGATCGAATGGGTTAGGGAAAGAAACAGTTATTTTCCCTTCCAAGCCGCTGCCGTAATCCGTTCTTGTAAAAACAGGGTAAGTATACTATACTTTAGCCAGCCTTGAAAAGGATATCTTGACCGGCGGCACGTGCCTTTTTATGGCAGCGCTCCATTCGGGAGGCTGTTGTTCGAAGGCTGCCCAAGGAGCTGCTTTAACGATAAGTCACTACACACTCTATGAACGCTTCCATTATCATAGCCGTTTATAATCGGCGAGAAGAACTGCGTGAATGCCTTGAAGCCCTCACGCCCGCAGCCTTGGAGGCGTGGAAGGCGGAAGTACTCGTCATTGATGACGGCTCCACCGACGGCACGGCCGAAATGGTGGCGCGGGACTTTCCCCACGTGCGCCGTCTGAAGACACCGGGGCGCATGGGCCCTACGGGCGCGCGGAATTTGGCGGCTGCGGAAGCGAAATCTCCGTTACTCATCTTTCTCGATTCTGATGCCGTGCCTGAAGCCCCATGGCTGGAGGAGATGACCGCCCATGACGATGGTAAGACCGTATTAATCGGTGAAATTCTAGACTATCACAGTCTTAAGCTCCAATACGGGCCGCGGCGCTCCACCTTCATCGGTAAAAGTCTGCCTTGCAAGCCTGAGCGTGCGAATGTTGGGCCTTCGTGTAATCTCGCCATTCCTGCCGCTGCGTTTAAAGAGTTGGGCGGATTTTGGGAGGAAATACCCTTTGGCTTCGAAGACAGCTTTTTGTGTATCAACGCCCGGGCCCAAGGCATGGCTTTTCGTTATCTCGAAAAGGCTGTCGTGCGGCATAAAGGGAAAAAGGAGCGCGTGGGGGATACCATAAGGGTAACAGAGCATAACGGCGTTTATGCCATGCTCCATTTTTACAGAGGCTCGTTTTGGAAGCAGCTCTTCTTTACCATCGCCAATGGGGCGTGGCTCTTTACGCGTTGTATCCTGTGGACGACGCAGGGGAAAGCTGCCGATGCGCGGCAGCTGTGGCAGGGCTGGACAAGCGCCTACAAACGCTATTATTTTCCCGCTTCGACAGCGGAAAAACAGGAGCTTCCCTAAATAGAAGAAGGACTCCATGTAGATCATGGAGCCCTTCGTAAACATTCAGTCGATGGGTCGGCGATTAATCGCAGAGTTCGAAGACGCCTGCAGCGCCCATACCGCCGCCGATGCACATGGTTTCTAATCCCCATTTCACGCCGCGCCGTTTCATCTCATAAATCAGCTGAGTGGCAAGTTTCGCGCCGGTGGCGCCAAGAGGGTGACCCAAAGCAATGGCGCCGCCGTTGACATTGACAATGGAACGATCCCAATTGTAATGTTTCGCCACGTAGAGCGTTTGTGAGGCAAAGGCTTCATTGCATTCAATCAAACCGATATCGGTCATGGTGATGCCCGCTTGTTTGAGGGCAGCGTCAATGGCGGGAATCTGCGCCGGGCCGAGATAACCGGGATCGCCGGCACCGACGGCATAGCCTCGCAGCCGTGCCATTGGTTTCAGACCCAGTTCTTTCACAACTTCGCCGCTCGCCAGAAGGGTCGCCGCTGCGCCGCAGCGCGTTTGACTGGAGTTCCCTGCCGTGGCAATACCTTTACTGCCCGGTCCTGCGAAGGCGGGACGCAACTTGGCAAGCCCTTCCATGGTCGTGCCCGGACGGGGGCCTTCATCGGTGTCGAAGACGAAGTCTTTGCCCTGTAGATTTTTCAAATGAAGCGGGACAATCTCGTCTTTGAAGGTTCCGTTGGCAATGGCTTGGAGCGCCCGTTCATTGCTCATGACGCCCCATTCATCACATTCTTCACGGGTAATATTGAAATCTTTGCCCATGTTGTCGGCACATTGCCCCATGCCGGTATAGGCGCGGGGATTGCTCGCGACTAGAGAGGGGTTGGGCATGAGTTTATTGCCGCCCATGGGGATGAGGCTCATGGATTCGACGCCGCCCGCAATGGCAACATTTAACAAACCCGTTTCAATCTTAGCACCGACGATAGCCATGGTTTCGAGGCCGGAGGAACAGAAACGGTTGACCGTCTCGCCGGGAATGGTGTCGGGCAGCCCGGCGATAAGCAAGGCAAGGCGGCCTACATTCATGCCTGATTCGGCTTCGGGGAAGGCGCAGCCCAGGACGCAATCTTCAATCTTTTCCGCAGCTATGCCAGAGCGTTTTACGACTTCTGCGATAACCGCTGCAGCCAAATCATCAGGGCGCACATGGGCGATGGCACTGCCCGCTCTCGAGCGGCCCACTGCCGTACGAACAGCAGAAACGACATATACATTTTCCATGTTTGATATCTCCTTTAGTTGCGCAGCGGTTTGCCGCTTGCCAGCATGTTTTGAATCCGTGCCTGTGTTTTTTCCGTGCCGCACAAGCTTACAAAGGCTTCGCATTCCAGATCGAGGAAATCCTCTTCGGTCATGGGGGTCCCTGCAGCGCGATTACCGCCGCAAAGCACATTGGCAAGATGGTTGCTGATCAGCACGTCATGTTCGCTCGCCCAGCCCGCTTCTTTCATGCCCCACAAACCGGCGGCAAAGGCGGCCTTGGCGCTGTCACCTAAAGCATAGAGCCGCGGTTTGCGCGGAGCCGTGTAGCCGGCGACAACCATGCCCAGACATACGGATTTGGCTTTTTGAATCTGATGATCGTAGTTGGGCAGCACAATATCGCTCGTCCGGAAATAGCCCAATTCGATGACTTCAGCGCCGCTCGTGCCTACCTTGGCCGTGGCGATATTTTCAAAAGCACGGCGCACGAAGGGGAAAGCATCGTTGGGCTGGATGTTAGCAGGCATGTATTCCAAGGCACGCACAAGCAGTTCCGTGGTGCCGCCGCCAGCGGGGATGACGCCCACACCTACTTCCACGAGACCGGCATAGGTTTCACCAGCAAGCACCACCTTATCGGTGTGTTGGCAGATTTCGACTCCGCCGCCAAAGGTGTAATGGTGGGGCGCTGCAACGACAGGGGCACCACAATATTTCATGCGCATGCCGATGCCCTGTAACCCGCGCACCATATCCTCCAAACCTTTCCAGTTCTCTTGCATAGCATCGCCGAGAACGAGCATGAGGTTGGCACCGGCGCAGAAGTGGGGCCCTTGATTGCCCACCACCATGCCTTCAAATTTGCCGGCTTCAAGCAAGTCAACGCCTTTATTCAAGGCAGCGACAATGTCAGGGCCGATGGCGTTCATTTTGCAATGGAATTCCACACACAAGATACCGTCGCCAAGATCAATTAAACTGGCTTCATCCAGCTTTTCAATCACCTTGGTGGGATCGGCTTTAATATTGATCAATTTCACTTCGTTCGGATTCTTGGGAATGGGACGGTAGGATTTGGTGGCAAGATCGAAAAACATGGATACGCCATTTTCTGTCTTGTAAAAGGATTTTCCGCCCGATTCCTTCAGGGCTTGGGCGATGGGGGGCAGGGCGATGCCTTCCGCGGCCATACGCTCACAAACGGCGTCAAAGCCGAGAATATCCCACGTCTCGAAAATACCGACATCCCAAGCGAAACCCCATTTACAAGCATTATCCAGATTCACAATGTCATCGGTAATTTCAGGGATACGGTTGCCCGCGTATTGTGCCAATTCAGCGAAGAATTTAAAAAGGAACTTAGAGCCTTCATCCTCGCCAAAGTGCATGATTTTAAGTTTATCGGCTAGGCTTCCCGCACTCCGTGCCGCACCGGTACAAGCGAAGCGCGGTTTTATAGGGGCGCGATAGTCCAAGGTGTTCGGATCCAAACCCAAGATGACCCGTTTTCCTTTTTCATCGCGTTCTTTCGTGGCTTTATAGAAGCCCGAGCCCGATTTATTGCCGAAATAGCCTTTTTCGATCATCTGATCGAACCAAGCGGGGCCGGTCATCAGGTCGCGGCGTTCGTCGTTGGGGCAGCCGTTATAGACATTGGCAACTACCTTCTGCAAGGTGTCTAGTCCAACAAGATCAGCGGTGCGGAAAGTAGCGGAACTGGCATGACCGATGGCAGGACCGGTCAAGGCGTCGACTTCCTCAACACTTAATCCTGCC
This portion of the Candidatus Hydrogenedentota bacterium genome encodes:
- the rfbB gene encoding dTDP-glucose 4,6-dehydratase is translated as MKKILVTGGAGFIGSAFVRYQLRQYPDIQVVVLDKLCYSGNLDNLKEADSQRYEFIQGDVADLQAVEAALAGCDGVVHFAAESHVDRSLQGASDFIHTNVAGVNTLLAACQKLETARILLVSTDEVYGSVEEGSSVESMPLHPRNPYSASKAAGELFGRAYYESYGLPIVITRGSNTYGPYQYPEKVLPLFITNAIDGEPLPLYGDGMNVRDWLFVDDHCSGIDCAFRQGAPGEAYNVAGSNEKPNIELTYKVLELLDAPESLIKPVQDRAGHDRRYSIDDMKLRGLGWSPQMEWQAGMAYTVKWYQENEWWWRKIKSGEFKEYYERMYRPLLEGGGTSGSGEEA
- the rfbA gene encoding glucose-1-phosphate thymidylyltransferase RfbA; the encoded protein is MKGIVLAGGAGSRLHPLTVSVSKQLLPVYDKPMIYYPLSMLMMAQIREVLLISTPHDLPAFKRLLGDGAQFGMSLSYAEQPEPEGLAQAFLIGADFCAGEPVALVLGDNIFYGNSMSGLLRDAAQLTEGALIFAYYVKDPERYGVIEFDENHKAVSLEEKPKQPKSNFAVPGLYFYGPDVVDLARRLKPSARGELEITDLNRLYMEQGRLSVKTLGRGVAWLDTGTNRTLMDAGMFIQAIEERQGLKIACLEELAWRNGWIGKEHIKEAVARMGRSAYAAYLQWLIDNEKQSF
- a CDS encoding nucleotide sugar dehydrogenase, with the translated sequence MNTVCVLGLGYIGLPTAAMIASAGVSVLGVDVRREVVDTINAGKIHIEEPGLPDMVRAAVESGKLRAAMSPEEANVFIIAVPTPLTDAHKADMSLVVAAVRSLLPHLRPGNLVVLESTSPPGTCRDLLAPLFTEAGFTIGEDIFLAYCPERVLPGKIIRELVENDRIVGGMDPKSTAMAQEVYRIFVKGAIKQTSATAAEMIKLMENTFRDVNIALANEAACLCENLGIDFWEVARLANLHPRVHVHQAGPGVGGHCIAVDPWFLVEAAPQETALIQTARSRNDAMPGHVVDTVKRLVKGQKDAKAALLGLAYKADVDDIRESPSLKIAAALEEEGLFVQCYDPHVKQAPCAQTTLAACLEGADVVVLLTDHKEFKALDPKQAAQGMRQRILYDTRNALNHDNWREAGFTVTLLGSGLTAD
- a CDS encoding glycosyltransferase; this translates as MNASIIIAVYNRREELRECLEALTPAALEAWKAEVLVIDDGSTDGTAEMVARDFPHVRRLKTPGRMGPTGARNLAAAEAKSPLLIFLDSDAVPEAPWLEEMTAHDDGKTVLIGEILDYHSLKLQYGPRRSTFIGKSLPCKPERANVGPSCNLAIPAAAFKELGGFWEEIPFGFEDSFLCINARAQGMAFRYLEKAVVRHKGKKERVGDTIRVTEHNGVYAMLHFYRGSFWKQLFFTIANGAWLFTRCILWTTQGKAADARQLWQGWTSAYKRYYFPASTAEKQELP
- a CDS encoding thiolase family protein codes for the protein MENVYVVSAVRTAVGRSRAGSAIAHVRPDDLAAAVIAEVVKRSGIAAEKIEDCVLGCAFPEAESGMNVGRLALLIAGLPDTIPGETVNRFCSSGLETMAIVGAKIETGLLNVAIAGGVESMSLIPMGGNKLMPNPSLVASNPRAYTGMGQCADNMGKDFNITREECDEWGVMSNERALQAIANGTFKDEIVPLHLKNLQGKDFVFDTDEGPRPGTTMEGLAKLRPAFAGPGSKGIATAGNSSQTRCGAAATLLASGEVVKELGLKPMARLRGYAVGAGDPGYLGPAQIPAIDAALKQAGITMTDIGLIECNEAFASQTLYVAKHYNWDRSIVNVNGGAIALGHPLGATGAKLATQLIYEMKRRGVKWGLETMCIGGGMGAAGVFELCD
- a CDS encoding 3-hydroxyacyl-CoA dehydrogenase/enoyl-CoA hydratase family protein; amino-acid sequence: MREIKRVAVLGSGVMGAAIAGHLANCGIPSLMLDIVPPNLSEADKTNQAKRNAIAAGARAALLKAKPAPLYVKSYLDMIEIGNFEDDMPKISDCDMIIEVVIERLDIKKKIFAEVAKYRKAGSVVSSNTSGILISAMAEDMPEEMAQHFLGTHFFNPPRYLKLLEVIPTAKTSPEVVKEVGAFGENVLGKGIVYAKDTPNFVANRIITFAMQYLMHEMVKAGLSVEEVDALTGPAIGHASSATFRTADLVGLDTLQKVVANVYNGCPNDERRDLMTGPAWFDQMIEKGYFGNKSGSGFYKATKERDEKGKRVILGLDPNTLDYRAPIKPRFACTGAARSAGSLADKLKIMHFGEDEGSKFLFKFFAELAQYAGNRIPEITDDIVNLDNACKWGFAWDVGIFETWDILGFDAVCERMAAEGIALPPIAQALKESGGKSFYKTENGVSMFFDLATKSYRPIPKNPNEVKLINIKADPTKVIEKLDEASLIDLGDGILCVEFHCKMNAIGPDIVAALNKGVDLLEAGKFEGMVVGNQGPHFCAGANLMLVLGDAMQENWKGLEDMVRGLQGIGMRMKYCGAPVVAAPHHYTFGGGVEICQHTDKVVLAGETYAGLVEVGVGVIPAGGGTTELLVRALEYMPANIQPNDAFPFVRRAFENIATAKVGTSGAEVIELGYFRTSDIVLPNYDHQIQKAKSVCLGMVVAGYTAPRKPRLYALGDSAKAAFAAGLWGMKEAGWASEHDVLISNHLANVLCGGNRAAGTPMTEEDFLDLECEAFVSLCGTEKTQARIQNMLASGKPLRN